CTTGTTTTTGTGTGGCCGTCAGCGAATTTTCTGGAAAGCGGGATGGAGTGTCAACATAATTAAAGGTGTTTTGAAAGTATTTTTTGAATAATAGGCTAGGTTATTTTGTAATTACATTTCATTATTGTGCAGCGCGCAATGTTTTTGCTGCAACGCACAACGTAATGCAGCAAAAACAGACTCTTTTGCGGAGTGTATAAATTATTTATAAAATGAATAACTAAAATTATTAAAAATAATATAACATGCGCCTTACCTTGCAGGCGCCTGTGGTTGCGTTAATGGTTTATAAAAATACCATATTGTAATTAAACAATATTATTTTCATTTTCCGCATTCTGCCCGGCTTCGTTCGCTTAAGGTCATGCCGCATGGCGCAATGGGGCAGGTGAAAAATAGTGATTGCCCGCCCTTGCCCGTGCCGGTTAAATTCACTGCCCGGACCTGCCAACAACAAACAATATTAAAAGCACGGTCGTCTGTTTTTACCCTGTGCCGGAGCAGGCGTTATCCTTTGACAGACGGGCGCGCGTAGGAACGAACAGACATGACCAAATGGGTTTATAGCTTCGGAGATGGCCTGAACGAAGGGCGCGCGGAGATGCGCAACCTTCTGGGCGGCAAAGGTGCCAACCTGGCGGAAATGGCGGCAAACGGCCTGCCGGTGCCCCCTGGCTTCACCATTACAACGGAAGTCTGTTCGGCCTTTTATGAAAATGGCCGGAAATACCCCGATGACCTGCGCGCCCAGGTTGCCGATGCGCTGGCGCGGGTTGAAAAATCCATGGGCCTGCGCTTTGGCGATGCCGAAGCCCCGCTGCTGGTCTCGGTGCGCTCGGGTGCCCGCGTGTCCATGCCGGGCATGATGGATACCGTGCTCAATCTCGGCCTCAATGACGAGACGGTGGAAGGTCTCGCCCGTTCCTCCGGCGATGCCCGCTTCGCATGGGACAGCTACCGCCGCTTCATCCAGATGTACGGCTCGGTGGTGATGGGCGTGCCCCATCATCACTTTGAGGACGTGCTCGAGCAGTTCAAGCGCGCGGGCAAGGTGGAAGACGACACCGCCATTACGGCAGAGCAGTGGCGCACCATCGTGGCCGATTACCGCCACCTTATCAGCACCCATGCCGGCACCGAATTCCCCACCAACCCGCAGGACCAGCTCTGGGGCGCGATCGGGGCGGTGTTCGGCTCGTGGATGAACCCGCGCGCCAACACCTATCGCAAGCTGCACGAGATCCCGGCCTCGTGGGGCACGGCGGTCAACGTGCAGTCCATGGTGTTCGGCAACATGGGCGATGACTGCGCCACCGGCGTATGCTTCACGCGTGATCCGTCCACGGGCGAGAACATCTTCTACGGTGAATACCTCATCAACGCGCAGGGCGAGGACGTGGTGGCGGGCATCCGCACGCCGCAGCCCATGGCGTGTGCGCGCGCCGAGGCAGGCCAGCACCCGATGGAGACCACCCTGCCGCAGGCTTACGCCGAACTGCTGCGCGTGCGCTCGGTGCTCGAAACCCATTACAAGGACATGCAGGACATCGAATTCACCGTCCAGCGCAATGTCCTCTACATTCTCCAGACCCGCAGCGGCAAGCGCACCGCCGCGGCAGCACTGAAGATCGCCATCGACATGGCGCGTGAAGGCCTGATCTCGCAGGAGGACGCGATCCGCCGCGTGCCGGCCTCCTCGCTCGACCAGCTGCTCCACCCCACACTCGACCCCAAGGCCGAGCGCGTGCAGTTGACGCGTGGCCTGCCCGCATCGCCGGGTGCTGCAGCCGGTGCGGTCGTATTCTCGGCCGAGGAATGCGAGGCACGGGCCGCAAAAGGCGAGGATGTGATCCTTGTCCGTATCGAAACATCCCCCGAGGACGTGCACGGCATGCACGCCGCCCGTGGCGTGCTCACCACCCGTGGCGGCATGACCTCGCACGCCGCCGTGGTGGCGCGTGGCATGGGCCGCGTGTGCGTGGCGGGGGCTGGCAGCATTCATGTCGATTACGCCGCGGGCACCATGACCGTTGGCACCCACACCATTGCACAGGGCGAGTGGATCACGCTCGATGGCGGTACGGGGGCTGTCTATCTGGGTCGCGTGCCGACCATCGCGCCCACGCTGTCCGATGATTTCAATACGCTCATGGGCTGGGCCGACAGCGTGCGCCGCCTTGGCGTGCGCGCCAATGCCGAAACGCCCGATGATGCCGCAACCGCCCGGCGCTTCGGCGCGGAGGGCATCGGCCTTGCCCGCACGGAGCACATGTTCTTCGGCCCTGACCGCATTGGCCTCGTGCGCCAGATGATCATTGCCGATGATGAACTGGTACGTCAGAAGGCCATTGCGGGGCTGCTGCCTTTCCAGCGTGATGACTTCGCCAGCCTGTTCCGCATCATGGCCGGGCTGCCGGTAA
This is a stretch of genomic DNA from Komagataeibacter xylinus. It encodes these proteins:
- the ppdK gene encoding pyruvate, phosphate dikinase codes for the protein MTKWVYSFGDGLNEGRAEMRNLLGGKGANLAEMAANGLPVPPGFTITTEVCSAFYENGRKYPDDLRAQVADALARVEKSMGLRFGDAEAPLLVSVRSGARVSMPGMMDTVLNLGLNDETVEGLARSSGDARFAWDSYRRFIQMYGSVVMGVPHHHFEDVLEQFKRAGKVEDDTAITAEQWRTIVADYRHLISTHAGTEFPTNPQDQLWGAIGAVFGSWMNPRANTYRKLHEIPASWGTAVNVQSMVFGNMGDDCATGVCFTRDPSTGENIFYGEYLINAQGEDVVAGIRTPQPMACARAEAGQHPMETTLPQAYAELLRVRSVLETHYKDMQDIEFTVQRNVLYILQTRSGKRTAAAALKIAIDMAREGLISQEDAIRRVPASSLDQLLHPTLDPKAERVQLTRGLPASPGAAAGAVVFSAEECEARAAKGEDVILVRIETSPEDVHGMHAARGVLTTRGGMTSHAAVVARGMGRVCVAGAGSIHVDYAAGTMTVGTHTIAQGEWITLDGGTGAVYLGRVPTIAPTLSDDFNTLMGWADSVRRLGVRANAETPDDAATARRFGAEGIGLARTEHMFFGPDRIGLVRQMIIADDELVRQKAIAGLLPFQRDDFASLFRIMAGLPVTVRLLDPPLHEFLPHEEAETAEVAQALGKSVEEVRARCAALAETNPMLGHRGCRLGLTSPEIYAMQVRALIQAAVIVEKELGRPIRPEIMIPLVATQAELATTRRAAEDEIARVLKEEGTNLNYYIGTMIELPRAAIQADRIAEYADFFSFGTNDLTQTTFGLSRDDAGSFLPYYVDNGLLPRDPFVSIDRDGVGALVRLGVERGRQTSPDLKLGICGEHGGDPDSIAFFDEVGLDYVSCSPFRVPVARLAAAQAALATRNKVGNPA